ACCGGGGAAAGGGCGATGCAGTTCAGCCGGGATCACGTTTGTTATTCTCCAGATGGAAATATCATCAAACCTGATTTTAAAAGAACTctcttgtctgttttctgtgtgtgtttttgtttttgtcgtCCTGGCTGCAGAATCCGGACGCTTCAGAGGACGACGATGAGGGCCAAGCTCTGATGATCAAACCTGGAACCTCTTCAgccaaagaggagaaggaaaatgAAGCGTTCCTTAAAAAGGTAAAACGAAACATGAATTACACCCTTATTATTACcttaaatcagtggttctcaaactttttagactgcgtaccacctccgaaaatatttggctctccacgTACCACCATTctggtagatgttaaaatacactgtaggcctatttctacacacatttcatgcaagaggcaaattaattcataaaaagaatattatttattattgactgctggcagccacactgtaggcctaataagggcacacacaaaagtgcagaacaacaaaaatgaaatgaaaaactttataccaacaacctgtttggaaatatttagtctccagtatatttctgacctgttctcatttaatttttcatttattcataaaattgctgagagagagagagagagagagagagagagagagagagagagagagagagagagagagagagagagagagagagagagagagagagagagagaggcttctcctggctctgttttaaaaatgttaatgtacagctgcttgctgcggattgtgtgctgaactccaataaataacagaatatctgtgacttttcaaaacgtgaggcgcactcctgttgttgtttatgtctgtgcgcgagcataaattgagcagattaaagttttttgttgcaaaaactagattaatttagaggggaaaagaCATTTGATATGAACACAAACCAATAGATATAAGACAGATAAGAGTAcgacaaataacaacaaaaaaaaggttttatgctgaacaggttttttttttatattgtagagatttctttgcgtagCACCACAGGGAGTccacgtaccaccggtggtatgcgtaccatagtttgagaaccactgccttaAATGATATCCACTCCTGTTTCAATACCAAGGCAACACAAATAGAAATCCTTGGCACACTATGTTGGAtcttttcttgattttaatGTTCAAACATTAGGAAACTtttgcaaactgtttttttttgtgcaatgtaGACAGTGAGCAGTCTGTATTTTTGATGGACTCCTTCCTCTCCTACACACGTGTCTCATCTTAAACTAGATACGCAGAGTAtgtttctactctttttttaaataagcaacCTGTACATGGTGCTgcaagagacaaaaacagaacttttgcatatttttttaagacTCAAAAGGAAATGAGAGATGAAATGAGATGATGGTGAACCACCGCTGCTTTTCGCTTTCTGTTCGGTTCagaatatgactgaagatctggaAGGGTTTTATGtgaagctttggtacttttaaAAACACGCATCATTACAATACCAGagtttgtatcattttaaaacatgtgataATGCTAAAGTATCAGAAATGTTGAACACCTTGTAGCAGACAACTCTTACATGTTAGGAAATGTGGTTTTGAATGCTCAGGATCATTTGTTTACATTGTGAACTGAGAAAAGGACTCTGGACTTTTGTTTTGGCAACATCTCAGTCCTTGCACTGgtctgacccctgacccctgacccaGTGTTTGGCCTATGTTGATTTTTGAAATCGTAGCAGGTGCATTAACCAATTGAAACATTGTAAATGACATATTGTTGGGCTGCAGAAAAACACTCGTATACACactacagactttaaaaaaagaattttcactgcgccaccagcactcCGATCACCCCCATTGTTTGAAAGGATTTCTTTTCtatttgtgacctttaagcttATCGACAAATTAATATGACCGCTAATTGTGGCTCCAACCAAAAACtccaacttcttcttctttttattagATGCAAGAAATTCACGAGGGGCTGAACAACCTCAAAGGGATCGTGTCTGAACTCGAGAATAAGCAGAAAAAGGTGCTGGGTGTGCCGCTGCCGGAAGAGAGTAAGTGACTTCAAACAACAtcacaaaataacaaaccaTGTCTGACACCAgaaactggaaaaaaacaacaacagatgatTAAAGAGGAAAGATGAAGTTAACTGCTGTAGAGAGATTCTCACATCGCCTTAACGAGAGGtttttatgttgatttctttttttgctttaggCATGAAGAAAGAGCTCCAAACTCTTCGGGACGAGTTCAAAACGTTGGCGACTCAGATCCAGAAAAAACTGAAGAGTGAGTTATGCTGAGCTTGGAGTCAACGTTgtgtttactttgttgttttgttgacgAGAATCCCCCTCATTAACGCTCTGTCCACAGGTATTGAACCGAAGAAGGGAGAAGATGACGGAAAATATATCTCCATAAATGTTCGCATGCAGCGGACCCAGGTGAGCTGCAGAACAGAAACACGCGTAGACTCTCACTTTTTGAAAATGGAGGGATGTGTTTGTTCAGCATTGTGAGCTTAACTTTCCCGTCTGTGCAGCACGGCGTCTTGACAAAGGAGTTAGTGGAGCTGATGGGTCGCTGTAACACCATCCAGTCTCAGTACAGAGACCGCAACGTGGAGAGGATACAGAGGCAGCTGAAAATCAGTGAGTACACCACGTAGCACTGATTCCTTCCTGTGTGTGATTCTGTGAAGTCCCCCGCCTGCTCGGCtcactgccctctctctctctctctctctgtctctctgtctctctctctctctctctctctcgctggaCTGGAGCTTGAGTCATCATGACTTTCAGTTTGTCTCATGATGTTTGTCACATGTCACGTTTCCTCTCTGCGTCTGTCACTTTCTGTCGCTTCACTTTCAGACCTCTTCTGTCTCGTTCAgggagagttagcagcacataACACCCATCCTGTTTTCCTGTATTATTCTTACTTATGTGTTTTTACACCAGCCTCTGTTTATGCATGATCACCATATTagttgcacaaaaacattggcaccTTTTTTCAGGACTGTTAcgcacagatttaaaaaaaaaaaagcaccatgTCGATTATTAGAgagaatttaaaatgtgttataaGAAGCTGTTAAAACTCTGAGACAGCATAATAAGACTTTtatatcatccatccatctatccattattAACTCCGCTTTTCCCTTTTCGGGGTCGTAAGAACAACAATTCCCATGATCCTTTGCGACTTCATTATGTCATTgaactctgcttttattttgtgtgcaaAAGTAcagtaactaagctcagccgtcatcacgtctttgtacttTCATAAAACTCCCATCATGGCGTCCCAGCCTTTGATTTTACGTTGCATTTCGATGTTGTGGAAGCACGGCCTagcgggagctccacacacacacacagtcagacatgcacgcacacacagcactgcGCTCACTTTGACAAAGGGATCACTTTGCCCCCCCCACTACGCGTCTGAGATATTCagattgattttgatttgatatGACTTTATTTTCAGACATGCTCTGAAATGTGTCTTGCATCACAGCGGCTCCATTTGCAACATAAACGTTAAAGACGAGATGCAAACATTCAGACGCCTCCAACACGCTTCGGCTCCACATTTAATTTGAGGATTGACGGGTGAGCAAAggagtgtttcagtctgaccttattaaaACGAGGGAACCTGTATCTCTGGTTTGATGTCACTACACAACATCACCGGGGTGCAAATGTCGCAGTTTGAACCTGTCTGAACGGGGCTGCTGTTTGCGTTGACAGACCTCTAGTGGCAGAAATGAGTAATTACAGATCGACTTGCCGTCATAGTTCTCGTtcaagattaaaaaatgtttggtttttgGGGTCTTGGtagaaggaaaaataaaattgaGTGAGTCACCTTTTCCTTTAGGATGTTAGGACAGGTGCTTTCTCTTGATTTAtggacaaacaacaaaaagaggaCAGGTTGGATTAACTGGGAGGAAAACTGAAACTTAACTTGGATACATATTAACAAAAGTTTCCAGAAGcgtgaggaggaaacaggactTCTTTCTTTCGTTGCCAACTCAGATGGACTTTTACAGTTTTCTATATTCGCttcttgttttttagtttttttggaAACCCCCGATCTTACATACTTCTCTCTTTTCTAGCTGGGAACAACACGACAGACGAGGAGCTGGACCGGATGCTGGAGAGCGGGGAGACCGACGTCTTCACACAAAATGTGAGTTCTCGTCACTTCTCGAACGCTTCTCGACTGTTTGAAGGTCtggatgttgaaaaaaaaaaaaaaaccacaacacagAACGCACCTGCTGCTGCACAACTTCCTCACCGTTGCAGATGTTTCCCATCAACATAAAATCTGACAGTGGTAGTTGAAGTAGTTGTAGCTCTACTAGATATAAACAACATGTGTAAGTTGATGACAGATCTGCTCTGTGGTCTCTTCCCTTATTCCCAAACTGGACATCAGATTTGGTAAGCATGATGAAGACTGCTGTGAAGTCCTTTTAGATGTCTGTAGAGCTCCAGTCGCTCATAGTGTGGAGAAACCTGATAACCTTTAAAGAAGTAATAGATCTATCTTTTAGAGGTGCTTCAGTAGTTCCTTTTTATCCTTGAAAAAAATTCCAGAAGGAGttccaatccaatccaaaatgatttataaagcacatttaaaaacaacagaaggcgACCAAACTGctaaacaaccacaacaaaggtccaatcagtgagatgtgtagagagtgagatgataaaggtatctcactatctgatcattaaggaaacatgctatgttgaagtgctggcttctctgacaacaatgcagcagccagtatgtcctccttctcactttagattctgctcctgaatgctcggaccagagaaggtagccggttttaaggcgacccccccacacggccgttttggacgcccctcggtttgccagatatgagagcagttatcaggtcaacaggtgttgcagtgatggaagcggtcaagagaagtggttcagatagaagtgattgtacccgacctaaaaagcctctgcatgtttctaataagctccacgagcagaaacgtgctcaaactaggatcaatattggagatgcttttgaaaaatggagagaggttagaacacagaaaggtttacagacccatgcagagctggataaacactgaagcttcagagtccaccacatggtgacctgagtgaacatcgAGAGGAGGGGCCGACATTTAacttttgattatttatttacactttgCAGACAGTAGTAGGATCATTGGTCTTCTGTTACTCCTCATGGAGCTTAATGATCTTGTGTTGTCTATAATGCAGCTCATTAAAACTTGGTCTCTGTTGTTAAGATCCTGATTGACGCTCAAGCAACGAAGCAGGCACTGAATGAGATCGAGTCCCGACACGACGAGATCCTGAAGCTGGAGAGGAGCATCAGAGACCTGCACGACATGTTTCAGTACCTCGCCATGGAGGTGGAGGCTCAGGtacaaaaaaattcaaataaaaaaatgaacactgaTGAAGTCTCTCTggttagtttgtgttgtgaagaTGATCtgatttgtgatgtttgtgtctcCGTCCTGCAGGGGGAGATGGTCAACAGGATCGATAACAACATCAAACAGTCGTCTAACTACGTGGAGAAGGCGAAagtaaacacagagcaggctgTGACGTATCAAAAGAAAGCACGAAAGGTACAAAGTCGTTTCATATAAGTagaaactgagttttttttttaaagccccaAAAAGTAATCTTTGAAGCGTGTGATTAAAAAAGCCACGCTTCAAGTAAAGCTGAGTTAAGATTGCATTTCGCCTCGTTTGTTAACCGATCTGTTTGTGTTACTATTTCTATGCAGAAGAAGATCTGGATTGCGATCTGCTTggccatcctcatcctcatcttaGTCATCTCATTGGTCTCCACCTTCGGCACCTAACACCAGGCAGCGCAAAGTCGTGGTCGTCGTGCGGTTCGGGTGAAGCTCATTCTGGTTTCATGTAAATAATTTCACAGGATGAACTCGTGAATTATGTTAGTCAGTTTTGTCACTTTCTTCGCCCCCTCTGGATATTTTTTTGGTCCTTTTCAAATACTCTAATCCCCCCGATCCAAACGgcctttttgttattgtttgttttatgagaAGAAGAGCCCCGCCCCCACCCTCTTCTCTGACAGAATACCCCGACATCGCCCTGCATCACCGCTCCCACTCAAGAGGCAGtactgctgattttttttggaCCTCCCTCGCCCCTCTCAGATTCTGGTCTGCAACACAAAGACCAGGAGAACTGTTACATCAGCGCCTCTTCCCTTCCTTAaacacagaaaggaaaaaaaagaggatcaAAGTGGCCTCGAGCGACGCACAACGCAGTATTGAGACCCGACCCAGGCGCTGGTCATACTGTACTCAGGAAAACTGTGCGCTGACTCTCGTTAACAACAACTGTCATAAAGTAGAGATTTCTTTTACAGGCTGATCTAGAAAATAGTCAATTAATATAATTGTACATAACCTATAATGTTTGATGAAGACATTGTTTATGCAGATTTTTAAAACTTGAAACGGCCTTCCTGTAACACGTGTaaatacagatgtttttgtgtgtgatagcagccccccccccccctcgtttTATTTTACATCGAGGTGTCTCAACACTGCAAGAAGCGGCCCAAGGCCCACGTTTTATTTGTCCTACCAGGTtgtatttatgattttttttttttgtgtgtgtgagctgctacaggaaacatgaacacataATGAAATCTTTTTCTTCAGCGCGGTGCCTTCTCGTCTGAGCGGCTGAAGGTGAGATCGTCATGTCGTGCACTAACTTTGTCAAGAAGGGATggagtgagttttttttaattcttgtttgtaaaatatgtttgaattCACAGAAGCAGTGTTTCCGAGTCCTCCCGGTTTATCATGATACATTTACTCGCAGTCTAAGGATTTTTCTTGAACCGTTTGTCTCGATTGTGCAAAGCCTCCTCTTGTCTCGATAGTTCAATTTGgctcgaagatcctggagaagtgGTGACACCTCGACGGGTGCTCGGATCATTGTTGCAGATTAttagttttcatttgatctAGAAAACAGTAACGTGTGTTTATCCCAGTTACTCAAAGTCAAAGGTGATGAGAGGAAATGGCTTTTTCTTGATTCTAAACAAAAAGATATTCACTTTAACCAAAACCCCCTATGGGAGGAAAAGTGAACATTATTTAGCAGCTGGTGAGAGACAGTCACGCTACTGTGGTGTTAAAAATGACTTTGACCAATCATGAGTCGGTGGAGTTTGTGGCTCCTGCTCAATACGACAAATTGTTGAAtgaaaaatcaaacagtttgtGTCCGGTCCTTATTCAAGTCTCCATTGGAAACAGAAAAAGGTCGACAAAAAGCAAAGCTTCCACTTTGCTGCTGTTCAATTTTTTGCATCGCTCTTTTTTTCTGagtattcatgtttttaaaataaaatactgccATGTTATAAAACTGTgtgtcttgttttatttaattaccAATCTGATGTAAGACGATAGGAaatgtctgaccacgccccctctctggaaggacttgggtgtctcagtctttctcgctccatgtcctattgtttacggtgagaaggcagactcagagggcagaacaaacacctagctgtgggagtgtcacccacctgggggaggggctactgccctttgtgatgtcatgaagggaaaatctccaaacattttctgaagagTGGAGCAGggtcaaaacatgtttgtttttttacataatgtgacctttaaaccaATAGAGTTTAAAATCCACAATTTGCCTTGTAGTTACTAAACTTTCAAGACTTTGCAGAGACCATCAGGGCATAAAAATCCAATCTAAGATTTAGCAATACCACGATTGACTGAAAATAGCcatcatgattttattttgaaatttccCACGTTACATGAACAGATCCGTTTTGGGTTTAATTGGCATGTGAGATACTGAAGGgccccaaaataaatgtaattgcACACTTCTTGATATCAGTAAAATAATTACTAATCTTTTCGTCTCCATCTTGAAACTTGTGATTTAAAGTCGTTTAAATAAAAGCAGCTAACGGACGCTTGACTGCATGGCACCCACAATCAGAAACATCATCgacacaatgaaaaaaatcGCAACTAAGTTTTGGTCTTTTTATTCAACTGTAATTGTCTTAATTTTTCAAGTAAAACATTGTGGAATTACAAGGGATCAAAAGGAATGCAACAAATGAAGAGagacaaaaatcaaaaataagaCCATCACCATAAACTACCCATCCCCCTGTCCTCTCCCCTGCTCCCACCCCATCCCCtccccgaaaaaaaaaaaaaaaaaaaaatcacctttttGCTCAAAGTCGCTTCGACAAGTCCAAAAAGAAAATCGACAATTTACAGTCATCTGGAACTGCACCAgttatttttattcacattttgtcCAAGTAATTTTCTTTACATGAACTGAGAGCGATGAAGTGatggtgacaaaaaaaaaatcatgtgaaaataaaacattaatttgGTAGCACTGACGCACAGGGTGATACTTTTGATGTCTTCTTAGTTATAgtagattttcttttgtttggctttttttttgtgtgtgtttttgagagagagaagctgaacACCCCCTGCTTCAGGCGCTTCACAAGGCAATCTGAGGTTCTAACCCATTTGGCCAACGAGGCACTCTTTAATTTCAACATTTACCTGCCCTTTGAAGTATAAATACATGACAAACCGGACCATGACAACAACTGCCTGTTGGTAGATCAGGAAAACAGATGAGATTTTTGCTCCGCTCCAGGTCTGTTTTTGAGGAGAAGATATTTTTGCAGCTTTAATTAATAGATATCCGAACAGTAGAGATACACCAGGAGATACCAGGAAACCAATTAATTAACTGTAGTTGATGTCAAAACGTGTTAACTACACCACAGTGTACTCAAAAAGCCGAGGGCCACATTATCAGATGTGCAAATGAGAAATACAAGGctggatttaaaaatgaatccaTTGAACAGAAACCGACGTGAAAAAAAGGGGGCCCAAGCAAAGACAAGCTCCAGCATAGTGCAGCAAAGATCACATTGACAGATCGGTTCTCTTCCTAATACCCTggaagaaataataaaatatgcatAACTTATCAACTGACTACAAAGAAACAATAGTCAGGACAGCTGACGAAATTTCTCAAAAACCAAACTCTCTAAAACCTCCAACTTACAATACAACTGGTCACTCCAAAGGTTTTAATGTCACACAAATGACTTTTCATCGTTAACCCTAATAAGAGGGCGCTGTAAAATCCCATCTTAACACATAAGATCTGAGCGTTCCAGTCTTTAAAGATTACAGTACAGAATGTGAACTAacaactttttctttatttttctcttgcaCCTTCGTCCCCCTCGAGTCCCAGTGGCAAATGTTTCCACTCTTTTGTCTTCTCTCGGTCTGTTTTTTGTGGACACACAACAACAGCgccacgttttttttttactctcagtCCGGCATTCCCTGAGCCTTCCCCCAGCTGACAATGGCTGAGtcggtgaggagggggggggggggggggagggggtccaGCTACCAATTGGAAAGGGAGAGGGCCCAAGAGGCAGAGGCGGTCCCTGAATTGTGCAGCACTCAGTTTCCCTTAACGTTTTCTCAGAGTGCGGACAAAGCAGCGACCATCGGAGGTCGTGACATGCTTTCATATCGTACACCCTTTGCGTCCGTGTGTTTCCCTTTGGCACTCGATCATGTCTTGTTGTGACGATGTTGACCAGAAGACGAGCGGGTGTTCAACGCCGGCGACCGCGCCTGCGCTGCTGCGAGTGCCGCGACGCTCCGCAGCACCCTGTCCGGCGTCCCCTCCGTCCCCGAACTGCTGGTCACCTCCTGCGAGAGCTTCTGAGACCTCCTGCTCTGGCGCCGACCCTCCCTGTGCTGGTCTCGCTTGCCTCTGTTGGCCCGCTCGGAGCTGCGCTCGCTGCCGGAGGAGGCGGCGCGGGACTCTCTGTGCTCCGTGTTCTGCGAGCTGATGCTGTGAGTCCGctggctgctgttgctgctgctgcgacTCCTGCTGCTCCGCCCGTCGCCCTCGCCGTCACTGCTCATGCTGCTGCAGGCGCTGTGGCCCCGGGATGAAGACTGCGCCTCTGCATCGCCTTCCTTACCCCCCGAAGATTTCctactccctccctccttctcctccgcCTTAGACCTTTTGTACTCCATTTCCAAGGGGGGAACCAGAGAGCCAGGGCACCGTCTGGTGGATCTGGAAGCGGGGCGGCTCGTCTGATTTGGTGTTGAGGCTTTGCTGCCACTGCTTTTATTATTAGTAACGCTTACAGAATTACTCTGAGGAGAGGCTGGTACACTTTTGCTTTTAGGCTTTTGGTTCTTGTCAGAAGAAGGGGCGGGAGAAGTCCCTGCTGCTTTAGATCCTAAGTCTTTCCGAGGGGTGTGTCCTGGGGTATCCACCCTGCCTTTCATAGCGAGGAGCTTGGCTGCAGCGTTGAGTGCCGAACACCTCTTACCAAGAACTTCAGGCTCAGGTGGCATCAACGGTGTGCTGTTGGTCTGGGCTTTA
The genomic region above belongs to Labrus bergylta chromosome 21, fLabBer1.1, whole genome shotgun sequence and contains:
- the stx4 gene encoding syntaxin-4 isoform X2, whose translation is MRDRTKELGNNPDASEDDDEGQALMIKPGTSSAKEEKENEAFLKKMQEIHEGLNNLKGIVSELENKQKKVLGVPLPEESMKKELQTLRDEFKTLATQIQKKLKSIEPKKGEDDGKYISINVRMQRTQHGVLTKELVELMGRCNTIQSQYRDRNVERIQRQLKITGNNTTDEELDRMLESGETDVFTQNVSSRHFSNASRLFEGLDVEKKKKTTTQNAPAAAQLPHLVVALLDINNMCKLMTDLLCGLFPYSQTGHQIW
- the stx4 gene encoding syntaxin-4 isoform X1, translating into MRDRTKELGNNPDASEDDDEGQALMIKPGTSSAKEEKENEAFLKKMQEIHEGLNNLKGIVSELENKQKKVLGVPLPEESMKKELQTLRDEFKTLATQIQKKLKSIEPKKGEDDGKYISINVRMQRTQHGVLTKELVELMGRCNTIQSQYRDRNVERIQRQLKITGNNTTDEELDRMLESGETDVFTQNILIDAQATKQALNEIESRHDEILKLERSIRDLHDMFQYLAMEVEAQGEMVNRIDNNIKQSSNYVEKAKVNTEQAVTYQKKARKKKIWIAICLAILILILVISLVSTFGT